The Anopheles coluzzii chromosome 2, AcolN3, whole genome shotgun sequence genome window below encodes:
- the LOC120952805 gene encoding flexible cuticle protein 12-like has product MKFAVVFAAVLAVALAAPADERDAQVLKYENDNLGVDGYNFQYETSNNINRAETAELKNFGDDVAALVVRGSYSYTGPDGQVYTVNYVADENGFQPEAPHIPRL; this is encoded by the exons ATGAAATTCGCCGTCGTGTTTGCCGCCGTTCTGGCCGTCGCTCTTGCCGCACCCGCCGACGAGCGGGACGCTCAGGTGCTGAAGTACGAGAACGATAACCTGGGTGTCGATGGATACAACTTCCA GTACGAAACCAGCAACAACATTAACCGCGCCGAGACGGCCGAGCTGAAGAACTTCGGAGACGATGTGGCCGCCCTGGTCGTCCGCGGCTCGTACTCGTACACCGGCCCCGATGGACAGGTCTACACCGTGAACTACGTCGCCGACGAGAACGGTTTCCAGCCGGAAGCTCCCCATATCCCGCGCCTGTAA